The following coding sequences are from one Oryzisolibacter sp. LB2S window:
- a CDS encoding amino acid ABC transporter ATP-binding protein encodes MPNMTSDTARAVPMIEARDVKKRFGHNEVLRGVSLSVARGEVVAIIGPSGSGKSTFLRCLNHLETINAGHIAIEGQALVTTDAAGQCRYAPDAELRRICAKTGMVFQHFNLFPHLTVLQNLIEAPMVVQGVARAEAVARAEALLAKVGLSQKRDNYPARLSGGQKQRVAIARALCMQPDIMLFDEPTSALDPELTGEVLRTMRELAEERMTMLVVTHEMGFAREVAQRVAFMDQGELITARPAQEFFADPGHERARAFLEHML; translated from the coding sequence ATGCCAAACATGACCAGTGATACGGCCAGGGCCGTGCCCATGATCGAGGCGCGCGACGTGAAGAAGCGCTTCGGCCACAACGAGGTGCTGCGCGGCGTGTCGCTGTCGGTGGCGCGCGGCGAGGTGGTGGCCATCATCGGCCCCTCGGGCTCGGGCAAGAGCACGTTTCTGCGCTGCCTGAACCACCTGGAGACCATCAACGCCGGTCATATCGCCATCGAGGGCCAGGCCCTGGTCACGACCGATGCCGCCGGCCAATGCCGCTACGCGCCCGATGCCGAACTGCGCCGCATCTGCGCCAAGACCGGCATGGTGTTCCAGCATTTCAACCTGTTCCCGCATCTCACGGTGCTGCAAAACCTCATCGAGGCGCCGATGGTGGTGCAGGGCGTTGCGCGCGCCGAGGCCGTGGCGCGCGCCGAGGCCCTGCTGGCCAAGGTGGGGCTGTCGCAAAAGCGTGACAACTACCCCGCGCGCCTGTCGGGTGGGCAGAAGCAGCGCGTGGCGATTGCGCGCGCGCTGTGCATGCAGCCCGACATCATGCTGTTCGACGAGCCGACCAGCGCGCTCGACCCCGAGCTCACCGGCGAGGTGCTGCGCACCATGCGCGAGCTGGCCGAGGAGCGCATGACCATGCTCGTCGTCACGCACGAGATGGGCTTTGCGCGCGAGGTCGCGCAGCGCGTGGCCTTCATGGACCAGGGCGAGCTGATCACGGCGCGGCCCGCGCAGGAGTTCTTCGCCGACCCGGGGCACGAGCGCGCGCGGGCGTTTCTCGAGCACATGCTGTAG
- a CDS encoding amino acid ABC transporter permease: protein MDYVLSLLGPLAQGAVVTLKLFVITLLLAVPLGLVLALARLSHFRPLSAGVNGYIWLMRGTPLMLQMLFIYFALPFVPVIGIRLPDFPAAVAAFALNYAAYFAEIFRAGIQSVDRGQYEAAKVLGMSYGQTMRRIVLPQMVRNILPPMSNETITLVKDTSLIYVLALNDLLRAARGIVQRDFTTTPFIVAAAFYLIMTLVLTWGFQRLEQRYAKHDQ, encoded by the coding sequence ATGGACTATGTTCTCTCCCTTCTGGGCCCGCTGGCGCAAGGCGCCGTGGTCACCCTGAAGCTGTTTGTCATCACGCTGCTGCTGGCCGTGCCGCTGGGCCTGGTGCTGGCGCTGGCGCGGCTGTCGCATTTCAGGCCGCTGTCGGCGGGGGTGAACGGCTATATCTGGCTCATGCGCGGCACGCCGCTCATGCTGCAGATGCTGTTCATCTACTTTGCGCTGCCCTTCGTGCCCGTGATCGGCATCCGCCTGCCGGACTTTCCGGCCGCCGTGGCGGCGTTTGCGCTCAACTACGCGGCCTACTTCGCCGAGATCTTCCGCGCCGGCATTCAGTCCGTGGACCGCGGCCAGTACGAGGCCGCCAAGGTGCTGGGCATGAGCTACGGCCAGACCATGCGCCGCATCGTGCTGCCGCAGATGGTGCGCAACATCCTGCCGCCCATGAGCAACGAGACCATCACCCTGGTCAAGGACACGTCTCTCATCTACGTGCTGGCCTTGAACGACCTGCTGCGCGCCGCGCGCGGCATCGTGCAGCGCGACTTCACGACCACGCCCTTCATCGTGGCCGCTGCCTTCTATCTGATCATGACCCTGGTGCTGACCTGGGGCTTCCAGCGCCTGGAGCAACGCTATGCCAAACATGACCAGTGA
- a CDS encoding amino acid ABC transporter substrate-binding protein → MKKIAAVALLSLGALLVGCSKQEPAAPAAAAPEPVAVTKIVVGLDDNFPPMGFRDEKNELVGFDIDMAKEAAKRLGLEVEFKPIDWSAKEAELSGKRVDALWNGLTITEERKKNIAFTAPYMENHQIIVVAAGSPIKSKADLAGKVVGAQEGSSAVDAIKKEEAVFNSFKEFKTFGDNVTALMDLTAGRLEAVVVDEVVGRYYVAKKPDQYAVLDDNFGTEEYGVGVRKDDAELLGKLDKALGEMKADGSAAKISEQWFGKNIIK, encoded by the coding sequence ATGAAGAAGATTGCCGCCGTTGCCCTGTTGTCCCTGGGTGCCCTGCTGGTAGGCTGCTCCAAGCAGGAGCCTGCCGCCCCCGCAGCAGCCGCGCCCGAGCCCGTTGCCGTGACCAAGATCGTCGTCGGCCTCGACGACAACTTCCCGCCCATGGGCTTTCGTGACGAGAAGAACGAGCTCGTGGGCTTTGACATCGACATGGCCAAGGAAGCCGCCAAGCGTCTGGGCCTGGAGGTCGAGTTCAAGCCCATCGACTGGAGCGCCAAGGAGGCCGAGCTCTCGGGCAAGCGCGTCGATGCGCTGTGGAACGGCCTGACCATCACCGAGGAGCGCAAGAAGAACATCGCCTTCACCGCGCCCTACATGGAGAACCACCAGATCATCGTCGTGGCCGCGGGCTCGCCCATCAAGTCCAAGGCCGATCTGGCCGGCAAGGTCGTCGGTGCGCAGGAGGGCTCGAGCGCCGTGGACGCGATCAAGAAGGAAGAGGCGGTGTTCAACTCCTTCAAGGAATTCAAGACCTTTGGCGACAACGTCACGGCCCTGATGGACCTGACCGCCGGCCGCCTGGAGGCCGTGGTGGTCGATGAGGTCGTGGGCCGCTACTACGTGGCCAAGAAGCCCGACCAGTACGCCGTGCTCGACGACAACTTCGGCACCGAGGAATATGGCGTGGGCGTGCGCAAGGACGACGCCGAGTTGCTGGGTAAGCTGGACAAGGCCCTGGGCGAGATGAAGGCGGATGGCTCCGCCGCCAAGATTTCCGAGCAGTGGTTCGGCAAGAACATCATTAAGTAA
- a CDS encoding glutamate synthase subunit beta, which produces MGKTTGFMEYERIEEGYPAPAERLKSYKEFVIGLSSDQAKIQAARCMDCGTPFCNNGCPVNNIIPDFNDLVYHQDWRSAIGVLHSTNNFPEFTGRICPAPCEAACTLNFNNDAVGIKSIEHAIIDRAWAEGWVKPQVAPRKTGKKVAIVGSGPAGLAAAQQLARVGHAVTVFEKNDRVGGLLRYGIPDFKLDKGHIDQRIQQLEAEGVVFRTGVFVGAEKDGLGKDSKVTNWAKETVTPVQLQQEFDAVLLTGGAEQSRDLPVPGRDLAGIHFAMEFLPQQNKVNAGDKLKGQLSASGKHVIVIGGGDTGSDCVGTSNRHGAKSVTQFELMPMPPLAEDKPLVWPYWPIKLRTSSSHDEGCVREFAIATKEFIGSKGKVTGLKTVQVEFKDGKFHEIAGTEKEYQADLVLLAMGFVGPVGAVLDAFGVEKDMRGNARASTDFIGGYATSVPKVFAAGDMRRGQSLVVWAIREGRQAARAVDEFLMGVSDLPR; this is translated from the coding sequence ATGGGCAAGACCACCGGTTTCATGGAATACGAGCGCATCGAGGAGGGCTACCCCGCGCCCGCCGAGCGCCTCAAGAGCTACAAGGAATTCGTCATCGGCCTCTCGAGCGACCAGGCCAAGATCCAGGCCGCGCGCTGCATGGACTGCGGCACGCCGTTCTGCAACAACGGCTGCCCGGTCAACAACATCATTCCGGACTTCAACGACCTCGTGTACCACCAGGACTGGAGGAGCGCGATCGGCGTGCTGCACAGCACCAACAACTTCCCCGAGTTCACGGGCCGCATTTGCCCCGCGCCCTGCGAGGCCGCCTGCACGCTCAACTTCAACAACGATGCGGTGGGCATCAAGAGCATAGAGCACGCCATCATCGACCGCGCCTGGGCCGAGGGCTGGGTCAAGCCACAGGTCGCGCCCCGCAAGACGGGCAAGAAGGTGGCCATCGTCGGCAGCGGCCCCGCGGGTCTGGCGGCGGCGCAGCAGCTCGCGCGCGTGGGCCATGCCGTGACCGTGTTCGAGAAGAACGACCGCGTCGGCGGCCTGCTGCGCTACGGCATTCCCGACTTCAAGCTCGACAAGGGCCATATCGACCAGCGCATCCAGCAGCTCGAGGCCGAGGGCGTGGTGTTCCGCACCGGCGTCTTCGTGGGCGCCGAGAAGGACGGCCTGGGCAAGGACAGCAAGGTCACCAACTGGGCCAAGGAAACCGTCACCCCGGTGCAGCTGCAGCAGGAGTTCGATGCCGTGCTGCTCACGGGCGGTGCCGAGCAGAGTCGCGACCTGCCCGTGCCCGGGCGTGACCTGGCCGGCATCCACTTCGCGATGGAGTTCCTGCCGCAGCAGAACAAGGTCAACGCGGGCGACAAGCTCAAGGGCCAGCTCTCTGCCTCCGGCAAGCATGTCATCGTCATCGGCGGCGGCGACACCGGCAGCGACTGCGTGGGCACGAGCAACCGCCATGGCGCCAAGAGCGTGACGCAGTTCGAGCTCATGCCCATGCCGCCGCTGGCCGAGGACAAGCCCCTGGTCTGGCCCTACTGGCCGATCAAGCTGCGCACCAGCTCCAGCCACGATGAGGGCTGCGTGCGCGAGTTCGCCATCGCCACCAAGGAGTTCATCGGCAGCAAGGGCAAGGTCACGGGTCTCAAGACCGTGCAGGTGGAGTTCAAGGACGGCAAGTTCCACGAGATCGCCGGCACCGAGAAGGAATACCAGGCCGACCTGGTGCTGCTGGCCATGGGCTTCGTCGGCCCCGTGGGCGCCGTGCTCGACGCCTTTGGCGTGGAGAAGGACATGCGCGGCAACGCGCGCGCCAGCACGGACTTCATCGGCGGCTACGCCACGAGCGTGCCCAAGGTGTTTGCCGCGGGCGACATGCGCCGCGGCCAGTCGCTCGTGGTCTGGGCCATCCGCGAGGGCCGCCAGGCCGCGCGCGCGGTCGACGAGTTTCTGATGGGCGTGAGCGACCTGCCGCGCTGA